A single genomic interval of Mycobacterium sp. DL592 harbors:
- a CDS encoding acyl-CoA dehydrogenase family protein, with product MADQGLRWRERAEAIKDKLAATAAVRDRAGRPPREEIGWLKDAELLGIFIPRQYGGGGASWEQIAAVVGLVAQADASLAHVLLYHYFGGLAGIRGENGFVGSDRARRIAEEQLLHGTVAQAAYPPLIVATQTPDGFRLNGSKPFTTGAALGDVLLAWVVFDSGTTLRGQDVSGQIGTVAVEGGADGLTFGDDWDNLGQRRTASGRTTFTEVAVRTADVISYGIADSARPDQLDVLYMYSGFAAILTGIAVGALSEAGEYIRTTSRPWVESEDLRPEADPLILERYGRLWVDVQSAVTLTAHAVSAVDEARRTGAELTWEERGTAVTLANTARVHASNVALKVSSEVFEIAGARSSSLASGLDRFWRDARTLSLHDPLRNKLVQIGDYALNGVNPEPGFYS from the coding sequence GTGGCTGACCAAGGCCTCCGATGGCGGGAGCGAGCCGAGGCGATCAAGGACAAGCTGGCCGCCACCGCTGCCGTGCGCGATCGTGCCGGACGCCCACCGCGGGAGGAGATCGGCTGGCTGAAAGACGCTGAGCTACTGGGGATTTTCATTCCGCGGCAGTACGGCGGCGGCGGTGCATCCTGGGAGCAGATCGCCGCCGTAGTGGGGCTTGTTGCGCAAGCCGACGCATCGTTGGCCCATGTGCTGCTCTACCACTACTTCGGCGGTCTGGCGGGGATCCGGGGTGAGAACGGATTCGTCGGTTCGGACCGCGCACGGCGTATCGCCGAGGAGCAGCTGCTTCACGGCACCGTCGCCCAGGCTGCGTATCCGCCCCTGATCGTGGCGACCCAAACCCCAGATGGATTCCGGCTCAACGGGAGTAAACCCTTTACGACCGGCGCGGCCCTGGGCGATGTGCTGTTGGCGTGGGTGGTCTTCGACTCCGGAACCACGCTTCGTGGACAGGATGTCTCCGGTCAGATCGGGACGGTTGCCGTCGAAGGCGGCGCGGACGGCCTGACATTCGGTGACGACTGGGACAACCTGGGTCAGCGGCGCACGGCAAGTGGGCGTACCACCTTCACCGAAGTCGCGGTGCGTACCGCGGACGTAATCAGCTACGGCATTGCCGACTCCGCCCGACCCGACCAACTCGACGTGTTGTACATGTACTCAGGATTCGCCGCGATACTGACCGGTATCGCCGTTGGCGCTCTCAGCGAGGCCGGTGAGTACATCCGCACCACGTCACGCCCCTGGGTCGAATCAGAAGACCTTCGCCCAGAAGCTGATCCGCTCATCCTCGAGCGGTACGGCCGATTGTGGGTCGACGTGCAGTCAGCGGTGACACTGACTGCACATGCAGTATCGGCGGTTGACGAGGCGCGGCGCACAGGGGCTGAGCTCACGTGGGAAGAACGGGGTACGGCAGTCACCCTTGCCAACACCGCACGGGTCCATGCCAGTAACGTCGCGCTCAAGGTCTCCAGCGAGGTATTCGAGATCGCCGGTGCGCGGTCGAGTTCCCTTGCGAGCGGGCTGGATCGGTTCTGGCGTGACGCCAGAACGCTCAGTTTGCACGATCCGCTGCGCAACAAGCTGGTGCAGATCGGCGACTATGCACTCAACGGTGTGAATCCTGAACCCGGCTTCTACTCCTGA
- a CDS encoding S1C family serine protease yields the protein MVAGTAVVAMAVGAAATAAVVSNSSHSVSNSSAGAPLAVTHPAPTAPTQGQPAAVSAPGSVEEVSAKVLPSVVKIQIDSGQAREEGSGIILSSDGLILTNNHVVAAAAGDTDSPRGPGAMGGGLKATVSLSDGRTAPFAVVGTDPADDVAVIRVQGLDNLTPISIGSSKDLKVGQNVVAIGSPLGLQGTVTTGIISALNRPVATGDEQTGQHSVMSAIQTDAAINPGNSGGALVDMSGNLIGVNSAIASMGGGQDSPGAQAGSIGLGFAIPVDQAKRIADELVSTGTVQRASLGVKLSADDSGHGAAIAGVVQGSAAASAGLEKGSVVTKVDDQVIDGPEALVAAISSKAPGDTVALTYNDPAGSSHTAQVTLGQQQQS from the coding sequence TTGGTCGCCGGCACGGCCGTCGTCGCCATGGCCGTCGGGGCCGCCGCAACAGCGGCCGTCGTCAGCAATTCCAGCCACTCGGTATCCAACTCTTCGGCAGGTGCCCCGCTTGCCGTGACACATCCCGCGCCTACGGCACCGACCCAGGGCCAGCCGGCCGCGGTGAGCGCACCCGGTTCGGTCGAAGAGGTCTCGGCCAAGGTGCTGCCCAGTGTGGTGAAGATCCAGATCGACAGCGGTCAGGCCCGCGAAGAAGGTTCGGGGATCATCCTGAGCTCCGATGGGCTGATCCTGACCAACAACCATGTGGTTGCCGCGGCGGCGGGCGATACGGACAGCCCTCGCGGACCGGGGGCAATGGGCGGCGGCCTGAAGGCGACCGTGTCGCTGTCGGACGGCCGCACCGCGCCCTTTGCCGTCGTGGGCACCGACCCGGCCGATGACGTCGCGGTGATCCGCGTCCAGGGCTTGGACAACCTCACCCCGATCAGCATCGGCTCGTCGAAGGACCTCAAGGTCGGCCAGAACGTCGTCGCGATCGGCTCACCCCTCGGCTTGCAGGGCACGGTGACGACCGGCATCATCAGCGCGCTGAACCGGCCGGTGGCCACCGGCGATGAACAGACCGGCCAGCATTCGGTGATGAGCGCGATTCAGACCGACGCGGCGATCAATCCGGGTAACTCCGGCGGTGCACTGGTCGACATGAGCGGCAACCTGATCGGAGTGAACTCCGCGATCGCCTCCATGGGCGGCGGCCAGGATTCGCCTGGCGCACAGGCGGGTTCGATCGGTTTGGGCTTCGCGATCCCGGTGGATCAGGCTAAGCGGATCGCCGATGAGCTGGTCTCGACCGGGACCGTGCAGCGCGCCTCGCTGGGCGTAAAGCTCAGCGCCGACGACAGCGGTCACGGTGCGGCCATCGCCGGCGTGGTGCAGGGCAGCGCGGCGGCATCCGCCGGCCTCGAGAAGGGCTCGGTGGTCACCAAGGTCGACGATCAGGTGATCGACGGCCCGGAGGCGCTCGTCGCGGCGATCAGTTCCAAGGCACCGGGCGACACCGTCGCACTGACCTACAACGACCCGGCGGGCTCGTCGCACACCGCGCAGGTGACGTTGGGCCAGCAGCAGCAGTCATAG
- a CDS encoding cutinase family protein — MSASLRARSAVFAAIAVAAAIAGPVATAQAAEDSCPAVEVVFARGTFESPGVGDTGQAFVDALSARLPGKSVPAYGVNYPASLNFGQAVDGVADAAGKVQAISAQCPSTKIVLGGYSQGAAVAGYTTASAVPAGYPLPASISGPMPASVASHVAAVALFGTPDSWFLGLADHSAPPITIGDLYSSKTIQLCAAGDPVCEPGGMDRSAHSSYKVNGMADQAADFVVGKLGGPAAAATLVQTAAQVEPGN; from the coding sequence ATGAGCGCATCGCTTCGGGCTCGCAGTGCCGTGTTTGCCGCCATCGCCGTCGCCGCCGCGATCGCCGGCCCGGTCGCAACGGCGCAGGCCGCCGAAGACTCCTGTCCCGCCGTCGAGGTGGTCTTCGCGCGCGGAACCTTCGAGTCGCCCGGAGTGGGGGACACCGGCCAGGCATTCGTCGATGCGCTGAGCGCACGCTTGCCCGGCAAGTCGGTGCCGGCCTACGGCGTGAACTACCCGGCTTCACTGAACTTCGGACAGGCCGTCGACGGCGTCGCCGATGCCGCAGGCAAGGTTCAAGCGATCAGCGCGCAGTGCCCGTCGACCAAGATCGTGCTCGGCGGCTACTCGCAAGGTGCCGCGGTAGCCGGTTACACCACCGCGAGTGCGGTCCCGGCCGGCTACCCGCTGCCGGCCAGCATCTCGGGTCCCATGCCGGCGTCCGTCGCGTCCCACGTGGCCGCCGTTGCACTCTTCGGCACTCCGGACAGCTGGTTCCTCGGCCTGGCCGACCACAGTGCGCCGCCGATCACGATCGGCGACCTGTACTCGAGCAAGACGATCCAGTTGTGCGCAGCAGGCGACCCGGTGTGCGAACCGGGCGGGATGGACCGCTCAGCCCACAGCTCGTACAAGGTGAACGGTATGGCAGACCAGGCGGCCGACTTTGTGGTGGGCAAGCTGGGCGGGCCTGCCGCAGCGGCAACGCTGGTGCAGACGGCCGCCCAAGTCGAACCCGGCAACTAA
- a CDS encoding Clp protease N-terminal domain-containing protein has product MGSAHLLLGLIADASHRITVGLKQRGVSPAVIRERIEQVSGVRQRASPRFVHLPFSPHARSLIVTASRQAQQAGAAATEPDHLWLALAHSHGLLARQVLSDLDQLEFVEGLALDSAARHESPPELS; this is encoded by the coding sequence GTGGGGTCGGCACATCTACTCCTGGGCCTCATCGCCGACGCCTCGCACCGGATCACCGTTGGGCTCAAACAACGAGGGGTGAGCCCTGCGGTGATCCGGGAGCGCATCGAGCAGGTCTCCGGGGTTCGGCAACGGGCGTCACCGCGGTTCGTGCACCTGCCCTTCAGCCCGCACGCCCGATCGCTGATCGTCACCGCATCCCGGCAGGCACAACAGGCCGGGGCGGCAGCCACCGAACCCGACCACCTCTGGTTGGCCCTGGCCCACAGCCACGGACTCCTGGCCCGCCAGGTGCTGTCGGATCTGGACCAACTCGAGTTCGTCGAGGGACTGGCGCTCGATTCCGCCGCACGCCACGAGAGCCCGCCAGAGCTGTCCTGA